Proteins from one Telopea speciosissima isolate NSW1024214 ecotype Mountain lineage chromosome 1, Tspe_v1, whole genome shotgun sequence genomic window:
- the LOC122666879 gene encoding calmodulin-like protein 11, which yields MADVLTEEQIAEFQEAFCLFDKDGDGCITIEELATVIRSLDQNPTEAELQDMISEVDVDGNGTIEFGEFLSLMARKMKETDAEEELKEAFKVFDKDQNGYISANELRHVMINLGEKLTDEEVEQMIKEADLDGDGQVNYEEFVRMMMAV from the exons ATGGCAGATGTGCTGACTGAGGAACAGATCGCCGAGTTTCAGGAAGCCTTTTGTCTGTTTGATAAAGATGGAGATG GTTGCATTACCATAGAAGAATTGGCAACTGTGATCCGATCATTGGATCAAAACCCAACCGAAGCAGAACTTCAGGATATGATAAGTGAAGTCGATGTTGATGGGAACGGTACCATAGAATTTGGGGAGTTCTTAAGTCTCatggcaagaaaaatgaag GAAACTGATGCAGAGGAAGAACTTAAAGAAGCATTCAAAGTATTCGACAAAGATCAGAACGGCTACATATCAGCTAACGAG CTGAGGCATGTAATGATCAATCTCGGGGAGAAACTGACCGATGAGGAAGTAGAACAGATGATCAAAGAGGCTGATTTGGATGGTGACGGTCAGGTGAATTACGAAGAATTCGTGAGGATGATGATGGCCGTCTAA